A stretch of Chanodichthys erythropterus isolate Z2021 chromosome 20, ASM2448905v1, whole genome shotgun sequence DNA encodes these proteins:
- the LOC137009512 gene encoding PTB domain-containing engulfment adapter protein 1-like isoform X1, which yields MSDIEDDSEIFFSVKFLGRIQVVRPSGMQILTDAVEALQDPNIEMGEKMKKTKVHLFLTRTAIDILEHKTKFMLYSCALPSVSFCAVHPSQPKTLGFVAKHPAADMYHCYIFQSKKFSHLLVSIIGDSFRAYKQNEGLLGDRDLVVEALRHKNKVLERENAELKRRLQANGETQIFLLQNAGGVQNIFENESDIDKMSSRSGQSTSQVRFFSEDDETPLQRNF from the exons ATGAGTGACATAGAAGATGATAGTGAAATATTCTTCTCAGTTAAA TTTTTGGGTCGTATCCAGGTGGTCCGTCCTAGTGGGATGCAGATTCTGACAGATGCAGTAGAAGCCCTGCAG GATCCTAACATAGAGATGGGCGAGAAAATGAAGAAAACTAAAGTACATCTGTTTCTGACCAGAACTGCCATTGACATTCTGGAACATAAAACCAAG TTCATGCTGTACTCCTGCGCACTGCCCTCAGTTTCATTCTGTGCAGTACATCCGTCTCAGCCCAAAACACTGGGCTTCGTGGCCAAACACCCAGCGGCAGACATGTACCACTGCTACATCTTCCAGAGCAAGAAGTTT tCCCATCTGCTGGTGTCCATCATTGGTGACTCCTTCCGTGCTTATAAGCAGAATGAAGGTCTACTGGGTGATCGAGACCTGGTGGTGGAGGCCCTGAGACACAAG AATAAGGTGCTGGAGCGAGAAAATGCAGAGCTGAAGAGGAGACTGCAAGCCAATGGAGAA ACACAGATATTTCTCTTACAGAATGCTGGTGGAGTCCAGAACATTTTTGAGAATGAGTCGGATATTGATAAAATGTCATCTCGATCAGGGCAGTCCACATCACAGG tgaGATTCTTTTCAGAAGATGATGAAACTCCTTTGCAGAGGAATTTCTGA
- the LOC137009512 gene encoding PTB domain-containing engulfment adapter protein 1-like isoform X2, whose amino-acid sequence MSDIEDDSEIFFSVKFLGRIQVVRPSGMQILTDAVEALQDPNIEMGEKMKKTKVHLFLTRTAIDILEHKTKFMLYSCALPSVSFCAVHPSQPKTLGFVAKHPAADMYHCYIFQSKKFSHLLVSIIGDSFRAYKQNEGLLGDRDLVVEALRHKNKVLERENAELKRRLQANGENAGGVQNIFENESDIDKMSSRSGQSTSQVRFFSEDDETPLQRNF is encoded by the exons ATGAGTGACATAGAAGATGATAGTGAAATATTCTTCTCAGTTAAA TTTTTGGGTCGTATCCAGGTGGTCCGTCCTAGTGGGATGCAGATTCTGACAGATGCAGTAGAAGCCCTGCAG GATCCTAACATAGAGATGGGCGAGAAAATGAAGAAAACTAAAGTACATCTGTTTCTGACCAGAACTGCCATTGACATTCTGGAACATAAAACCAAG TTCATGCTGTACTCCTGCGCACTGCCCTCAGTTTCATTCTGTGCAGTACATCCGTCTCAGCCCAAAACACTGGGCTTCGTGGCCAAACACCCAGCGGCAGACATGTACCACTGCTACATCTTCCAGAGCAAGAAGTTT tCCCATCTGCTGGTGTCCATCATTGGTGACTCCTTCCGTGCTTATAAGCAGAATGAAGGTCTACTGGGTGATCGAGACCTGGTGGTGGAGGCCCTGAGACACAAG AATAAGGTGCTGGAGCGAGAAAATGCAGAGCTGAAGAGGAGACTGCAAGCCAATGGAGAA AATGCTGGTGGAGTCCAGAACATTTTTGAGAATGAGTCGGATATTGATAAAATGTCATCTCGATCAGGGCAGTCCACATCACAGG tgaGATTCTTTTCAGAAGATGATGAAACTCCTTTGCAGAGGAATTTCTGA
- the twist3 gene encoding twist3, producing the protein MREEQSCGDFPEGGVLPSEEEQDRRPNKCPVVVAPPTGPRKRLTGPKKEPGGLLPQDDKTSLEGPSTLAPSGPKRPKRSSPSSSSNSSASLVPAVSAVSPVPGQPFEDLHTQRVIANVRERQRTQSLNDAFASLRKIIPTLPSDKLSKIQILKLASRYIDFLYQVLQSDEMDAKLASCNYLAHERLSYAFSVWRMEGAWSMSATH; encoded by the coding sequence ATGCGAGAGGAACAGTCTTGTGGCGACTTTCCCGAGGGTGGGGTCCTACCCAGCGAAGAGGAGCAAGACCGTCGCCCCAACAAGTGTCCTGTCGTCGTTGCGCCACCGACGGGTCCTCGGAAACGGCTGACAGGTCCCAAGAAAGAGCCTGGTGGACTCCTACCACAGGACGACAAAACTTCACTGGAAGGCCCGTCTACGCTGGCTCCCTCTGGCCCCAAGCGGCCCAAGAGGAGTTCACCCTCCTCCTCATCAAACTCTTCAGCCTCCCTAGTGCCCGCCGTAAGTGCAGTGTCACCTGTGCCCGGGCAACCATTCGAGGACCTCCACACGCAACGAGTGATCGCAAACGTCCGGGAACGCCAGCGCACGCAGTCCCTAAACGATGCTTTCGCCTCACTGCGGAAGATCATCCCCACGCTGCCTTCGGACAAACTGAGCAAGATTCAGATCCTCAAACTGGCTTCGAGATACATCGACTTTCTCTACCAGGTTCTCCAGAGTGATGAGATGGACGCCAAGCTGGCCAGCTGTAACTACCTGGCCCACGAGAGGCTGAGCTACGCCTTCTCCGTTTGGAGGATGGAGGGAGCTTGGTCCATGTCTGCCACTCACTAG
- the LOC137009757 gene encoding E3 ubiquitin-protein ligase TRIM58-like: protein MSQSKPEERLALELSCPICLQLYRDPVALPCGHNYCLGCIQNAAHAEDSKSPKRCPECREEYGSPEVLPKNFKLSGIVDGFLAATSGGGLRGGPMVSCDQCLDDPVAAVKFCTRCEMSLCPGHLKRHEERHRSVHVLVELPIERNGKRCPVHLKVTEYLCAQERLFLCSECLMEGSHQHHEVQTFEVAKGEMMRILEELGKSVSDKLQMTETLLKSASEGPTDKAEDKLVARANILLENMTSLISTYKSRMSTMMDDKLNSRDKSWQASLCDLQGCLHQLQEAQQCTRDVLNQSSEFLFIQNYLGVEARVRQAANVTIPALPSQEPSNAKHLRSTLRTDAFHAEMSLLLECLHGIMNPLDLTFNPATANPSLLLSNDLRTVKQCVGVKSSSSGDQSERFSSASQVMCTQGFSTGVHMWAVEVGPGCAWSAGLCYKSIPRKGDHSRLGHNTSSWKLQWKSKKLMACHDSANVAVGDGLVMPPKKVEVTLDYEGGTIAFHSSGQGGRKQHLHTFSCVFKDTVYPAFGLHSTSEDSWITLLSGV from the exons ATGTCTCAAAGTAAACCTGAGGAGCGTCTTGCTTTGGAGTTGAGCTGTCCAATCTGTTTGCAGCTGTACCGTGATCCTGTAGCCCTTCCTTGTGGACACAATTACTGCCTGGGTTGTATACAAAATGCTGCCCATGCAGAAGATTCCAAGTCCCCGAAACGTTGTCCTGAGTGCAGAGAAGAGTACGGCAGTCCGGAGGTGCTTCCGAAGAACTTCAAGCTCAGCGGTATCGTGGATGGGTTCCTGGCAGCCACTTCAGGCGGTGGATTGAGAGGAGGCCCAATGGTGTCATGTGACCAGTGCCTGGATGATCCAGTGGCTGCGGTGAAATTCTGCACACGCTGTGAAATGTCACTGTGCCCCGGCCACCTCAAGAGACACGAGGAACGACACAGATCGGTACACGTCTTGGTGGAACTGCCCATAGAACGGAACGGGAAGAGGTGCCCAGTGCACTTGAAGGTGACGGAGTACCTGTGTGCACAGGAACGACTGTTCCTCTGCTCAGAGTGCCTGATGGAGGGCAGTCACCAGCACCACGAGGTGCAGACATTTGAGGTGGCAAAGGGAGAAATGATGAGGATTCTTGAGGAACTGGGGAAGTCTGTGTCTGACAAGCTACAGATGACAGAAACTCTCCTGAAAAGCGCTAGCGAAGGACCTACGGACAAGGCCGAAGATAAACTGGTGGCCAGGGCAAACATACTGCTGGAAAACATGACTTCACTTATAAGTACATACAAG AGTCGCATGAGCACCATGATGGACGACAAACTTAATTCGCGGGACAAAAGCTGGCAGGCCAGTCTATGTGATTTGCAGGGTTGTCTACACCAGCTGCAAGAAGCCCAGCAGTGCACTCGTGATGTTCTCAATCAATCCTCAGAGTTTCTCTTCATCCAGAACTACCTCGGCGTTGAAGCAAGGGTCCGTCAGGCTGCTAACGTCACCATTCCTGCTCTACCTTCCCAAGAGCCCTCCAATGCCAAGCACCTGCGTTCTACCCTACGTACAGACGCCTTCCACGCCGAGATGAGTCTTCTGTTGGAGTGCCTCCATGGCATAATGAACCCTCTAGACCTAACCTTCAACCCAGCCACAGCCAATCCCAGCCTTCTGCTGTCCAATGATCTCAGGACAGTCAAGCAGTGTGTTGGAGTTAAGAGCAGTAGCTCTGGAGATCAGAGTGAGCGCTTCTCCTCGGCCAGTCAAGTCATGTGCACGCAGGGTTTCTCCACAGGAGTTCACATGTGGGCGGTGGAGGTCGGCCCTGGGTGTGCGTGGTCTGCGGGACTGTGCTATAAAAGCATCCCACGTAAAGGTGACCATAGCAGGCTGGGGCATAACACCAGTTCTTGGAAgttgcagtggaaaagcaagaAGCTGATGGCATGCCATGACTCGGCTAATGTGGCTGTAGGTGACGGGCTGGTCATGCCGCCAAAGAAGGTCGAAGTGACCCTGGATTACGAAGGTGGAACTATTGCCTTCCACAGCTCAGGTCAAGGAGGCCGAAAGCAGCATCTTCATACATTCAGTTGCGTGTTCAAGGACACGGTGTATCCTGCGTTTGGGCTACACTCTACCTCAGAAGATTCATGGATAACTCTTTTGAGTGGAGTTTGA